One Candidatus Atribacteria bacterium genomic window, ACTCCATCTTTAAATTCAGTAATACTTTTTAAGATGGAAAGCTCTCCTTGATGTCTTAAGGTATAGCTGGAAATACAAATTGTATCTACATAATGAATATCCAATTCTCGGGCAATGATAGCAGCCGGAATTAATCCTCCTCGCGCTACAGCAATAATTCTATCCCATTTCTTCTTCGTATCCAGTAACCTCCAGGCCAAAGCTCGACTATCCCGATGAAATTGTTCCCAGGTGACTGGGAAATTTCGCTGGTAACTGTTTTTATTTTTACTCATATTTTCTTTTCCCCTTTTCTGATGATGAATGGATTTCTTGCTATTGCTTTTAATTATAATAATATTTTTCTTTATAGTTGTTTTATATATTTATACCACATAATCTTTAAAAATCCTTTTTTTTGCAGAAATAAAAAGGATAACGGATGGTTAGGTTGTTTTATTCTCTAATTTTAAAAATAAAAACTAGAGATCAAGTAAAAAAAGAGAAAATATTTACTTTTCTTAAATAAATTGAAGAGTAATGCAAAAATAAGGAAATCGGTTAATTCGCATTGTAAGGACTAATAATAATTATCAGAACTTGGAAGGAAATTACGATTTTCAGAAAGTAATACAAATTGTTATATCTTTAAATTTAATCTGCTAGTATATGCAATAAAAATAAAATGCAATTTAAAAATTTTTCAGTGAAACTCCCCCAGCAGGAGCTGGGGGCATCTTTTGCTACAAGCGAAAAACGAGCGTGAGCCCTTCGGGCTGCCGTTACATCTCCAGACAGGAGTCTGTAGTTTTACACGGCTCAATAAAGACATTATCTCCATTTTTCTTTATCATCTTTTTTATTTACCTTTATATTAAACTAAAATTTATATCTTATTTAATTTTTTCCGCTATTATTTTACCTATTTTTAGGGTCCAATCGGTCAGTTCGCTAATCTTCATTTTTTCAAAACTATATAGATAAGCTTCTATTGTATTATTTAGGGGTTCTTTCCACTTTATCGGAATATTTTTTTCTCCGATCAATACACCGAGTGTAGCTCCTACTTGCCCAGTAGAACAATCAGTATCTATACCAGAATTAGCTGAAATACAAATGCTTTTTCCAAAATCACCTTCACCTAAAATTAAAGCCATAATAACATTGGCTATATTCGGAAAAGTATGTATCCAATGATATTTGCTGGCATAGGTTTCCTCTATTTTAACCAATACCTCCTTAGAATTTTTAAAATCTTTACACCATTCACAGGTAGTATTTATTATATTATAAAATTCGCTATTCCTAGGCACATAAGATAACCCTATTTTAATTAATTCGTTTATATCATTCTCTACAAAAGCCGCACTAATTACTGCGGCATTAAACATTTCGCTATAAACCGCTTCCGTTATGTGAGATACCACCGCATCTCTATAAGCAAAATTAACTGCAATTCTTGGATTTCCTGGAGCTATAAATCCATTTACTTCTCCTCTCATTTGAGCACCAATCCATAGATTAAAGGGATTATTTTCTTTTGCTGAATAAGGAGGTATAATCCCATTTTTAATATTTTCAAGTGCCACAAATTCTGCTGTGCAAACCTCTTCTGGCATCAAATGTTCTACCCACTCGTACCCTAAATCCCTACTTGTAAATTCAGGTCCATATTCCTCTATAGTATGGAGAAGAACAATAGGATATGTTACATCATCATTCTTAGTAGATGGTTTTTTTACATAATCAGTTATGATCCCATATTTATCTCTAATTTTTTCACTTTTCCACCCAGCAACAGGGTCACCTAATGAAACTCCAATACATTTCCCATACCAACCTCCATATACTTTTTCATACCAAAGATCTGAATCAATTTTTTGCGGAAACCTTGATAAATCTACTAAAGGAACACATGCATTTAATATATCTTCAAACATTTCCGGCTTATAATAGTCCACTTTCATTTTTGGTGATCTTCTTAATTCTTCTTTTATCATAGCAATAATTTTTAATAATTTATTAAAATCTTTATTATTAT contains:
- a CDS encoding xanthine phosphoribosyltransferase; its protein translation is MSKNKNSYQRNFPVTWEQFHRDSRALAWRLLDTKKKWDRIIAVARGGLIPAAIIARELDIHYVDTICISSYTLRHQGELSILKSITEFKDGV
- a CDS encoding ADP-ribosylglycohydrolase family protein yields the protein MIKREMTEREKNIANQWLSVMKSGNVEHRVIEGVYALENKGYDISKAKLLIDKGKAAYNNKDFNKLLKIIAMIKEELRRSPKMKVDYYKPEMFEDILNACVPLVDLSRFPQKIDSDLWYEKVYGGWYGKCIGVSLGDPVAGWKSEKIRDKYGIITDYVKKPSTKNDDVTYPIVLLHTIEEYGPEFTSRDLGYEWVEHLMPEEVCTAEFVALENIKNGIIPPYSAKENNPFNLWIGAQMRGEVNGFIAPGNPRIAVNFAYRDAVVSHITEAVYSEMFNAAVISAAFVENDINELIKIGLSYVPRNSEFYNIINTTCEWCKDFKNSKEVLVKIEETYASKYHWIHTFPNIANVIMALILGEGDFGKSICISANSGIDTDCSTGQVGATLGVLIGEKNIPIKWKEPLNNTIEAYLYSFEKMKISELTDWTLKIGKIIAEKIK